The DNA window TGGCACGCGAGGAAACGCGGCTGCGGTGCAGCGCGCGCTGTCCGAGTCCACACGCGTCCTTGCAGCCAGCTTTGAGCAGCCCTATGTACGGCATGCTCCCATCGGTCCCTATGTTGCCGTCGCCGATGTGAGGCCGGATGGGTCGATCACTGTCTGGACTCATTCCTCGCACTCGCAGGGGCTGCGAGCCCAGCTCGCCCACATGCAGCAAGTACCGCTGGAAAAGGTGGTTGTGCGCTGGCTCGACCACGCTGGCCACTACGGCAGAACCACCCATGCTGGTGACGGCGCTGAAGCCGATGCGGTCCTCCTCTCGCAGATGACGGGCAAACCCGTGCGCGTGCAGTGGACGCTCGAGGAAGATCTTGCCTGGTCCAGTGTCTCTCCCGGCTGGATCGCCGATATGCAAGCTTCTCTCGGACCCAAGGGCGATCTGACGGCCCTGCGCACTTCCTTCTATTCCCCTCATATGTTTGATGCCCGCATGCTCGGTGCGATCTTGGCCGGCCGCCCCACCAGCACCTCAAAGACCGAGAACTGGCTGGCCGTCGAATGGCCCTACGAGAAGATCCAAACTCGCTTGGAGCAAGTCTTTGGAATGCCCAATGTGGGCGCGGCAACGGCGACGGGAGGCTTGCGCGGCAACATCATGCGTACCCCAGGGCATCGCCAGCAAAACTTCGTTCTGGAGTCGTTGATGAATGAGGCGGCAGCTCTTGCGCAGGTTGATCCGATTGCATTCCGTCGCCAACATACGACCGAGCCACGTCTTCTGGAACTGCTGGAGGCAACGGCTCAAAAGGCTGGATGGGTTGCGCGCCCTTCCCCTCGTCAAGAGGCAAAAACTTGTAGCGCCGCCGTTCTCTCCGGGCGCGGTGTGAGCATCATTGTGCGGGACAACGCCTATTGGGTCGGAATCGCAGAGCTCAATCTCACACTGGCGACTGGCCTGGTGCAGGTGACAAGATTCACGATTGGAGTGGACTGCGGCAAGGTCATCAATCCCCGTCAATTGGACCGCTGTATGAAAGGTGGCGTGGTGATGGGGCTGAGCGAGGCCCTCAAAGAGGAAGTGACTTTCGACCAACAACGGGTCACGAGTACGGACTGGAGCCGCTACAAGATCCTCACGATGGCAGAGACTCCGGAGATTCGGGTCGTCCAGATCTCCCGAAACGATAAGGGCTTTGGCGCTGGAGGAGAAGCAGCAAATGCGGTGGCCTCACCCGCTGTCGCGGCAGCTTTTTTTGACGCTACCGGCGTGTTTCCGCGTCGCCTTCCGCTCCATCCAAAGAATGTTCTGGCTCTTCTGGCATCCTGCCGCTGAAGAGGAAAGGCTCATTCGGCCTGGGATCGCCGGCAGCCTCGCGGGTGAGCCTCGAAGTAACATGACACAGTGTCAGAGGCGGCTTCGATCAATTCTGGAAACTCGATGATGAGCCGCCTTTCTTAGATCGCTTGCGCCTTGATGTTCGGCTTGCCATTTCTGTTACTCGCTGGATGCTACGAGGTGCTCCCTGTGGAGTTGCCCGTGCTACGGAGCCCCTTGGTCATCAGGCTATCTCTGCCGCAAAAGCAGTATGGATCGTATTCCGGGTTCCACTCATGAATCTGACGTAGGGCTTGATGACGGCCCTGATGCTCTCGTATGCTGCGGACTTTGAAAACGGAGAGCGACCAGCCGCCCTCGCAGGCATCTTCAAGACCTTGCTCTTCGCTGTTGGATTGAAGACGAACTTTGAAGCGGTAGGGATTGGCCTGCTTGCAGAGCCAGGCCTGAGTGCAGTTGATGGAAGCTGGTGTGTCGCGGGCCCCGTCCTATCTGTAGCGCTTGGTTGCAACCTCGCATTGTTGCGCGGTCGCCAGGTGGCCCGAACTTTGTCTTCGCAGTTGTCATAAGGTTGCTCTGCTTGGTTTGTTTGGCGTTTCTCTGCGGATCGTGATGTGGTCTTGCTTGTTGTTTCCGGTCAGAGCGCGGTCGAGCAGAGAACGTTGCGCCGGATCTTCCTGTGAGGAGATCGATTCGATGAGGAGTGTTTCAACTCAGTCTAAGGGCCAAAGAATGGAGTGGGCATCCAACGCGGTGTCTGGCGTGCACACCATGCGCTTGTCCTGGCGCAATATTTCGATCCTCCTCTTCTGAGGAGGACGCCCGGTCACTCTGGGGACAGGAACCAATCGCGGCGGCGTATCCGGATCTCCCGGGGCGTTCTCCCACCCACCAGAGCTGATCCAAGCTTCGCTCTTCTGAACGGCTTGACGAAAGGCCTGATTCACGCCGGACAGCAAGTAGAGTGCTCCGAGAATTGTGGCTAGGTCTTCATGGCTGGCTAGACGCTGCTTCAGAAACCGTATGGAACTGACCTCGACGCGAGTAAAAGATTGCCATGCGGATCCTGGGAATCGAACAATCTCCTCCAATGCAGCCGGCCAGATCCATCTCTCCGCTTTCCTACGATCACAGAAAAAGAAAATAAATCTATAGCTCGCAAACTATTAAAAGCAAGCGACTTCCCAAAACAAATCAATCCCGAACCATAAAATCCAAAAACATCTATCGCCAGAATGAGCATCGGAGGCATTCGCATGCGTACAGAGATCCAGCCGCATCATCCAGCCTGGAGATTGCTCTTCCCGGTTTCAAACCCCGAACCACTAACCAGCAAAGCTCAAACGAAAAACTCCGTCCCCACTTGGGCAAAAGAGACGCTCGGCTTCACCGCAGACGAACCGCAGTGCCGCGCGCTCGACCCCGGCAACCGTCGCATTCTGGTCAACTGTTCCCGCCAGTGGGGCAAGTCCACCACGGCGGCCTTGCGCGCGCTCCACCACGCAATGCACCACCCCAATTCTGAAACCGTGCTCATCGCACCCTACCAGCGCCAGTCTGCGGAACTCCTCCGCAAAATCACTCGCCTGGCCCACCGGCTTCCTGACGCAAAATTGCAGTCGGACGGCATCAACCGGCACGCGCTCCGCACGCCCAATGGCGCACGCATCCTCGCTCTGCCAGGGAAAGAGGACAGCATCCGTGGTTTCAGCCGTGTCTCACTGATGATTGTCGATGAAGCCGCTTACGTTCCGGACTCGCTCTATTACGCCGTCCGCCCTTTCCTCGCCACCGCTGAGGATGCCAGTCTCCTCGTCATGTCTACCCCCAACGGCGATGCAGGCTTCTTCTATGAGGAGTGGATCTCCGGGGAAGGCTGGACGCGCGTCACTGTTCCCGCCCACGAATGTCCGCGGATTTCTCCCGCTTTCTTAGCCGAGGAGCGCAGCAAAATGCCTGCGCACATATTCCGGCAGGAATATCTCTGCGA is part of the Bryobacter aggregatus MPL3 genome and encodes:
- a CDS encoding terminase large subunit domain-containing protein, with translation MRTEIQPHHPAWRLLFPVSNPEPLTSKAQTKNSVPTWAKETLGFTADEPQCRALDPGNRRILVNCSRQWGKSTTAALRALHHAMHHPNSETVLIAPYQRQSAELLRKITRLAHRLPDAKLQSDGINRHALRTPNGARILALPGKEDSIRGFSRVSLMIVDEAAYVPDSLYYAVRPFLATAEDASLLVMSTPNGDAGFFYEEWISGEGWTRVTVPAHECPRISPAFLAEERSKMPAHIFRQEYLCEFQSHQRAVFNRELVDRFFSTDNFGPIPNILLEPEL
- a CDS encoding molybdopterin cofactor-binding domain-containing protein, which gives rise to MTDICKLSRRAFVAAGGSLLVFPQLLAGQDNAVEATPLASWLEIRSDNSILLRSGRTETGTGMSAFYAQTLAEELSVRPEQITLLMGDTDRTPDGGYSAGFLTGAANVRKVGAYTFQALLRLAASELGVAVSVLRVEDGIVSGEGKRISYGQLIEGRQLDLKIPVRGNPTKIDRASNWGVGGLNGYVVVGDPPLKPISQYKVIGTSYPMPGIPDKVTGRTHWSGDLPIPGLQSTPLHARMIRPASIGSTLVSLGTLDKKRFPTAELLHQANLVAIVSPDEWEAITAAQAIASTTKWTDWTGLPESENLTQSLRQHNWGVPNGTRGNAAAVQRALSESTRVLAASFEQPYVRHAPIGPYVAVADVRPDGSITVWTHSSHSQGLRAQLAHMQQVPLEKVVVRWLDHAGHYGRTTHAGDGAEADAVLLSQMTGKPVRVQWTLEEDLAWSSVSPGWIADMQASLGPKGDLTALRTSFYSPHMFDARMLGAILAGRPTSTSKTENWLAVEWPYEKIQTRLEQVFGMPNVGAATATGGLRGNIMRTPGHRQQNFVLESLMNEAAALAQVDPIAFRRQHTTEPRLLELLEATAQKAGWVARPSPRQEAKTCSAAVLSGRGVSIIVRDNAYWVGIAELNLTLATGLVQVTRFTIGVDCGKVINPRQLDRCMKGGVVMGLSEALKEEVTFDQQRVTSTDWSRYKILTMAETPEIRVVQISRNDKGFGAGGEAANAVASPAVAAAFFDATGVFPRRLPLHPKNVLALLASCR